From the Cololabis saira isolate AMF1-May2022 chromosome 13, fColSai1.1, whole genome shotgun sequence genome, the window TTACTGACGTCATGACAGAGGCTATAAAAtagcaattttttttaattcagtacaTCAGAGGTCTTTTCTTAACAGCCCAACCCCCccctttctctttcttccctttCAGTCTTTACTCATCCCGCCCATCTCACCCTCTCCTGCGCGCTGGGTCAGCAGGACCCTCAGGAAGGTCACCAACCCTTTTATTCTGTTGGCATGAAAAGAAGTCATATTTCCCCGCGCTGCTGCTTGCTGTCAAAGCTCAGATGTTGGGTGCTGCTAACGGCGGAGCGTGTTTTAGTTTGGTCCCAGAGCTTCGCAGTCCGACTGTGGTATGAGGAGAATGCCCACATGCCAGGCCGTTCTCAGGGGTGAGAACAAAACAACTTGGCATCTCAAGGCTGGCAGTGTGCGTACAAAGAGGCTTTCATGAATCATCAATAGAAAGTGTCAATGTGGTCAACTGCTCGATCTCGCTTTATTTTTCCAGTCTTTCAGCCCCTCGGCTTAAGAGTTTCCCATGGCGCTGTCCGATCGGTTCAGCCTTTAGCTAGCAGTTAGCGGGCTTGTGTGTTCTTGACTTTGTTTCTCTGACCTTTTTCAACTTCTCCTTCATTAGCATTTGAATCCCTCCTCCAGAAGTAGGCCAGGGTGGCGATATGAAGAAAGACGGAGACGGAAGATGAGGAAGAACGTTGAAAAGTAGCGTTGAGATTAGTGCAATCCAAATGTCTGACACCTTTTTCCTTTGAGTCCACCTGTTTATTTACTTCACAGTTTGTGTgtgggccggacacgtggcgaGGACTGTGCGGCACTCAGCTGAAACATTTTCATTAACACTCAGCAGCCACATCTGCACTTGGATCAGCCGGTCTTGGGCTGCGTTGCTTGTCGTGCCCTGCCTTGCCCCTGTAATTCAGCGCTCACCCACATCTAACCCAGCCTTTTGTGTGGACAGCATGTTTCTCCGACACCACCAAAGCCTGGACCAGCCCTGTGTGGGCCCACCAACAGGCTGGTGCTGTGCTCTGTTTTCGCAGGTGTCTGGCTCAGTGACCATACCATCCACTGCCCTCTGCTAAACgctgcagacagagagagagggagggagggagggagacagacagagagagagagaagctttttTCACACTTAGACATGGAATCAATAGACAAAACGCTGTTCCCATCAAAGATTGTATCCCTAAACCTTCTACACAGACAGCCATGATGCACCATCATGTTGCTGCAGTCGCTCAGAAGGGGAATCAAACATTTTCCCTAGTTTTGATTGAATGATCACATGACCTGTCACACTGTAACACATGATCCCTACTCTTATGTTGAATTCAAAGACTTCCAACTTGTAACACTTATTCATATAAGGACACTTCTCATCTTTCCTCGGGGAGCGCTAATCCACGCTAATATTCATGCCAAAACGCCGCCCAAAGACAAAACTGATTTGCATCCATACAAGTGTTTCAGCTCAGTGCCAGTAAAGATCTCCATCCACATGACATCACTGCAGATGCATATCACACACGGCATCTGTGCTCACGGGGCGTGCACACCCAGGTGAAAGCAGGGTTAAAAACTCCAGTGGAAATAACCTTTGCTGACGGTTGTTCCTATAATAGCTCATAATGGCCTTCCTCCCACGCATGCGGACCACTGCGGCGGTATTACGTACAGACTCCCGCTACATGACAGCTGATACCAAGGACAACTAAGTCCCCAGATTACATCTCTATGTTGTTGTATTGAGGTGCGCCTGTGTGGTACCTTCTTCCGGTGATGATAAAGGCTTGGTGAATCGAGGGTATCGGGGGTACATAGGGAGCCACTGGTGAAAATCACAAAGAAAATCAGTTTAATTCTTTCATCATTTCTAAATAGTTTGGTTTTTGTCCATCCATGTTACATAGCAAAGAATTGCTTTTTGAAATGGGGTCAGGAGTTCTTGAGGGTTGGATTTAATGGAGCACTGGGTGCCAGGTACGACTGTAACAATAGATATGAAAATATGAACTAATGCAGACTTTGATGTGCTATTAccttcaattaaagatttttaGGGAGTATGCTGATCAGAgactatcaatcaatcaatcaatcaaattttatttatatagcacctttcgtccaggtacatgaaatacaaggtgctttgacattttgattgaaaaataagcataataaacaaataaaaactgggagacgaaaaagataaaaactgggagaccaatgcaccctgacatacaatataaaatatataaaatttataaaaagataaaggttcaaggattaaggctaaaaagaaaaatcagtccacaacaataaaaataataaaaacattataagagatagataaatagataaaacagatacctttaaaaaattttaaacggaataaaactaaaactataaaatgtgatgctacataaaagccagaccaaagagatgagtttttagtctacgtttaaaaatgtccacatttccagctcctctcagatcctccgacAGGAGCTGTGCACTCTTAAGAGtatttcatttatatttgaCCTTAACACCACCAACAGTAGATTGTTGGCTGAAGGCGGCACTCCCCTCCTGTGTTTTCTAGTCGTCTCCACCACTCAAAGCACTTCACACTACAGTTAACATTCACATCAGGAGCGGTTTTGGTTTGAGTTATCTTGTTTCCAAGGGCTCTGAGGCATCTAGACTGAAGGTCCCAGGAGTCAAGCCACTAGTTTTCAGATGAGTGGAGGATCCCCTCTATCTCATGAGCCCTGGCTCCTTCTGAAGCTTAATCTTTATCAGTACGTTGTGTCGTCTTGAATATCAGCTCTCActtttttatcttctttctttttatggcTTCAGCCACAACACCAGAGTAGGGCCTAGATAACTGGCACACACCTGAGACAAGTTTCCCCTTTTAACTATGTACATTTGAGCGCAAAACGGCCACGTCTCACCAGCTTGCGtgggaaatgtgttttttgagCATCTCCAGACGATCAGACGAGCGGTTAATGTAAGTGCTGTTTTTATCCGGGACAGACAAGTAACACGATCTCCACCTCCCATCACTGAGAAAACAGCTGTGGTTCTCAGCGGCATTAGGAACAATCAGAAGCACGTCTCAAGACTTTAACACAACCGTCAAAAAACCCCTGCTGATGTGTGCTCTAACCACGGGAACCACACGTGGGAATAGTTTCTGTGCAGTCTGACACTGAATGTATATGTTGGTGTGTCTGCGAGTGGCTGTCCTGGATGCCTCTGCGTCTTGAGCTCCCTCTGTTTATGAGTAACTATGGTCACACCGCCACAGTACGCCAAATATTCTCTCGTGCGAAAAATGTTCCAGGGTTGAATGGGCTTGGTATCAACACGTTTTGAAACCGCTAATGGAAAACTTTAAAAGTCCAACTCCGAGTTTGGACGCTGCGATTGTATTGCTTTGATTTAGAGATATGCATTAACTTTCTGTTGCTGGAGCAGAATTTCAGTGTATGTTTACTTTGTTTTGGAAAGAAACAGTCGAAACAATCTGAGCAACTGGATATTGTTGCCATGCTTTTAAACGTCCATTTGTTGATGAGATTGGTGGATGAAGTAGACGCTGATGTATGTTAAGTTTATGGAATtgttgaagaaaagaaaattagcgTTTTGTACAAAGTTATTTTAGTCCAAAAAAAGAGGATTTTCCCACCGGCTGTACCTCTGTCATTATCCCCCACTTACATCAATGACATTATATACAAATTGCACTAATTCCTGTAGAGAGGGTTTCTTTTGTCTTTGATAATGGACTCAACAAGTGTCAGTTTCAACATACTCTGTCACGAGGGACTAATGCTGAAGGATAAACCTTGTGTAACTCAGTCAACAGAAGCAGCAGGAAAGGGTTTGCTGAGCAAACAGCTTGTTTAATGTGAGCTCAAACACACTCCCGTGAAGGTTTTTGTATGCTAATGTACCTTTAActctttttcctctgcagctaacAGGTAAGTGGATTTGATGTAGCGTAATTAAATTGACAGGTCGGGTTTGTATGCATTGTGTGTGAGAGGGATGATACATCTAtctatatgcgtgtgtgtgtgtgtgtgtgtgtgtacgtataGCTATGCTGCCGACCCTGGTTCTGCACCGTGCCTCTATTCGACCATACCAGAGGGGTCTTTACTGCAGTGACTCCAGTCTGAACTACCCCTACAAGAGGAGCACAGTGCCCTCGTCAGTGCTCATTTCTGTGGGCGTGACACTGCCCATGGTGTCCGTAAGTGCCCCCGCCACAAAGAAGCCCTGGGTCATGGGAACAGAGAAGGCAGAAACGGGGAGGCCTGAAGGTTCATGATGCGGCTGCAAAGGAGTGACACTGTCACAAGAGACGTGAAATTTGAAGTCCTTGTCACAGCCACGTGATTGGGAAGATCGTCACTCCTTTTGCTCCAAGCCGACCTCTCATGACACCCTCAACTCTTTTCTGACATCCCATGATCCCCTGGTGCCAGCATGCTCCCGGTGCTGCCCGCTGTTCTCTCCTGTTTATGTCTGTGTCACTGACCTGGTGCTTTTatgctttctttcttctctcccTCTTCCTGTCCTTCTCTCTCTTTGTGTCTTTTGTAGCTAGCCTGCCTTTCCTGATCATTGAGACTAGCACCATAAAGCCGTACCAGCGCGGGTTTTACTGTTCGGACGAGTCCATCCGCTACCCCAAAAAAGATGGAGACACCATTAGTGATGCCGTGCTTTGCGGTGCTGGCATACTTATTGTCAGCTTCTCTGTAAGTTGACATCCACACATCGCCTTTTATTTGCTGCTTCCTTCCACTCAGACTCTTAGATTGCCTAACACGGACACCTCATTAAACGTTTCAGTGATATCTTTCTAAAATACTCAACTTTTCTCCTATACATGTGCCTTATGTGCCTCCCCCCTCCATTCTCTAAAGTTGTTTTCATCATTCTTCCATTGCTTCTTTGAGTCATTCACAGACATTTGTAATGGTTTATTTTCTCTTAATTGTGTGAGTCGGGGCACTGAGAGGCCCTCTGAGCAAGATTAGGAAATATATGttagtgtgcatgtgtgctgaTGCATGCATGCCAAAGAGACCAAAGAGGTTTTTACAAGCTCCTGGTCCGCTTTCATGCCCCTTTTATCTCTACAGCCCGACTCCATGCCCTCTGCGCCCCTGCACAGTACTTTGGTTGATCTTTCCCATGACGGTGGTGCCCCACTGATAGCCCAGAGCGTCTCACACTTTCGAAACAGCATGAATTCTTCCCTCACATTACTGGACTCATGCTTTGGAAAAGAGGAATAGCTCTAGTGTTATATCCGTCGATTAAAGGGGGTGCCAGCGTTAGTGGAAACATGTTATAACGACGTGCAGTGGGTGCATTGGTGACATGTGGTCAGGGTAAGTAATCTTTACAACCCCCAGTCTCTCCTCTGGAACAACCTCGTCACGAGATCCCAGACTAAGCCGTCCCCACACTGCAGTCGGCTCAGTGGGactacacacacatttacacattgTACCAGCTCAGCTCTTCTGCTTAATGGAGCCAGGAGAAGGAGCTCGCGTTGGTTAGTCCCTTACATGTTCTTGTGTGGGCAAAACTGGCACGGCTAGCACAGCTGTGATCCATTAGCAGCGTCTGCTGCCATGCTGACACCATTCCTGTGACACATGCACGGACATACATGCATATGCACTGGTTAGCAGTGGCCCTTGTTTATTTCAACTGTTCAGGGAATCCCACGAGTCCTGCTAGGGAGAGTTATCCACGTCCGGCAGGCTGGGATTCCACTGTGAGAAGCTGCGTTACCAACAGCAAGACAGGGTTTTGAAAGCATAAACAACTGCAGTCCAAATAAACGCATTAAAACTCCTCTGCGAGAACTAACCTGGAAAGCCAGATACCGAAGGAGAGGACAGGTTTGAATGCAAATCCTGGCAATCCTTCCAAATAAACTTCTTAGGACCTTAATGGCCACCTGGGGCTCTAATCTCCAGCTCTGATCGGAACAATTCaatgacaaaaacacacacaaaagcacCGCCATGTTTGTTTCTTCTTTCCGTGAGCCTGTTAGCTGGCCACCCAACATGCAGGATACTTGAGTTTGTTAAGATTAATGATAAACACACAGAATACACAAGGATAAACAACCTGATCAATTTACCTAGATCTTTGTTTGGGTTATGATCTGCTTGTCAGGAATCATTCAGTTGGTCATTAAAACGTTCCACACTACCTAAGCAAAGGTGTGATTGTTCTAACACAGTTAGGGAGATGTTTTACACTAAGAACAGCGTGTTAGTTGCAAAATAGTGGGCCAGTATCTTGAAAGAGGGAGACACACGGTCTAAATAAAATCAGTTTGCTTCCTCACGTAGAAGAGGAATGACTGACATCTCTTTGCCTGGAGCGCTGGCTTAGCGTGAGCTCCTTAGAGCAGCTGAGGTATTTCCACGGGGTCCAACAATGCTTAAAACCACCTGGCTACAATACCCCTGGACTTAAGGTATATAGCCGTAGATATGCAGTAAGTCCTAGTTATATCAAAGTCAGGCCAGTCGGATTCAGACATTTACTCAGTGTAGACGATCAgtgtaaacctttttttttttacattcactGCTTTAAAAGACTGTATCATTTCATTGAAACAGAGCACCACCATTTCTCACACTTACACCCCCTTACATCCACCCTGCCTGAAGGAAAGGCAGGCCATGCGCATTATGAATGTTTGTCCGTGTTAGTCCCATTCATGCTGCTGTCTGTCATCTAACACGTCGTTTCCACTTAACCTTCACTCTTCCACCTGCGTTTGAATTTGATTTCCTGGATGAGTCATACTTATGCTAACTTTGTACTGCATGGTTTGCATGTTCATCTACATTACTATTGTCAAATCCAACACAATCACTTTGCCGTCTTACAGATGTAATTATTGTGTTTACTACAATAAAAAAGGAGACGTTTCTTTTAGATCGTGATCGGAGAGTGCTACAGGATTCATCAGCTACATGTGGGAACCAAATCATTTGTTGGGAATCCTTACGTCGCAGCTCTCTACAAACAGGTCAGCACTGCACAACTTCTCCTTGAGTGATTAATCAGGACTTTTAGTTAAGATAAGTACTTCTTTCATTATGATTTTACAACAAAACATGAAATGTAGACAGGGATTAAACCTTTTAAGTAGGCTATCtatccagaggtggaaaaagtacaaaaatattgtacttaagtaaaagtacaaattttctgcttgaaaattacttaagtaaaagtaaaaagtacccattaagaaaattacttaagtaaaagtataaaagtacctcaaattaaatataataaagtaccaaaagtacatggtgtaaaatgtacttaagtacaaaagtaaaaagtaaaaagtacaaagtacagtacagttttcatttaatgtaagactttaatttgtagcgagtaacgacgtgtccaattttaaatatagcggattaaaagtacaattttttccttgaaaatgtaaccaagtaaaagtaaaagtacagaaaaatgaaagtatcaataaaagtacaaattctcaaaaatcttacttaagtacaataacgaagtacttgtagttcgttactttacaccagtGTATCTATCAAGCTGCTTTTGGAGGCACGGTTCTGTCTCTGACAGAAATTAGTCACTCGGAAACATTAATGAATGTTTCCGGACTCTGTTACAGCTGATAAAGTGGGTTAACAATGCAGTCAGTTCAGTTACAAAATTAAATCTTACACACACATGAAAGAGAAGTCTGTTTTTATCTGCCGCAGATTCAAATCTGATATCATGTGCAACTGTACAAACTATGAGGTCAAACTGCCCCGTCATCGTAATGAATCCAAGACTGACGGCTGAAGGAAAAGTGGGGCGTAGGTCTGGCTAAGTGTTAACAATATGAATTGTTGTTTTGTCTAACCACTGTTGTGTGTCATCTTGCAGATAGGCGTGTTCCTCTTCGGCTGTGCCGTCAGCCAGTCGTTTACAGACATCGCCAAGGTGTCGGTGGGTCGGATGAGACCCCACTTCCTAGATGTCTGTAAACCAGATTTCTCCACCATCAACTGCTCAGTGGGATACATCACCGACTATACCTGCACTGGTTTGGACAGTGAAGTACAAGAGGCCAGGTTtgtaaaaataactgaacataCACCGAACACACCATTCTCTTTGTCTTAGTATCTatgaacattttaaaagaaaaacaaaagcccAATGAAACTCATTGTCTCCACAGGAAATCCTTCTTCTCAGGACATGCCTCTTTCTCCCTGTACACCATGCTCTACCTTGCCGTAAGTAATCACGGTTCTCTTGTACACTCACACTCAAGTGCAGACAGTCGTGGAAACAATAGCTTACAGGCTGTGGAGGGGGTCGTGGAAAGATGGCTGGGCTCTGATTAGGGAATTCACTCGTTGAAGGAACATTGAAACATTGTTTTCATACGCCGCTCCACCTCCTCTCTGCTATATTTCCACCCTTTTTTTCCTACTCCTCTTTAAACCTTGGagatatggatggatgcactCCACCTGTTTTCTGCAGAGCAGCTGCATGTGCACTTCCTACTCTCTATCCACCCTCCACCTGTTTCAGCAGCCCAGAGGCATGAAACGCTTCAAACAGGCTtaattacacacacatacaattaCCAGcttacagccccccccccccccccggttatctcctcctcctcttcctctgtttACACAGCAAAAGTTTCAGCCCCACTTTGCATGTGAGCCGGAGGAAGAGAGCCAGTGTTTTGGTTTTTACTGGCTCGGGTACGAGGTGGTCTTGGTTCTCACGGTGGATTGACAGCTGGAGCTCTGGAGTATTGTAGCGCGTTGCCATGCAGCGGAGGCTTTCTGCGGGTGTTTCCCGGCCTCTGGGTGAACCTACAGCCGCACTCTGGTCAGACCATGGAAAAGATCTGACTAAAAAGCAGGGAAACTGCAGAGAGGGAATGGAGATGAGCTCCGTCCAGACCACATCGTGACACACTCGTCAGAGACCAGTGCTCCAGTTGTGGCAAACTCAAGACTGTGGCCAGAGGAGGCTGGTCCACACGAGAGGACGGAGAGAACCGGGAGGGGAGGCCGAGCACTTTAGAGAGGATGGATGCATAGCCAGACACGAAGTCCACAGTGGAGGCAGTTCTTGTGGAGAAAAGACAGGGACTGCCTTTTTaaagtttgtttgtgtgtgtcagcTGAAAACCAGTCATGTGTTACTTTATTCTCAATTTCCACTGATGGCTTCTCAAAAAAAGGTTTCTCGTGCACCTTATGTAAAGAAGTTTTTACTtgtcaaaataaaaagaatgtgAGGATTGGTCAGCTGTGACAGTTTAATCACTATCTGCGTAGccaataaaa encodes:
- the plpp3 gene encoding phospholipid phosphatase 3 isoform X2, yielding MQKYMYEKAMAQETRNGGTSTLNNNNGVENTKKKLLIALDVFCLLLAMLPTLVLHRASIRPYQRGLYCSDSSLNYPYKRSTVPSSVLISVGVTLPMVSIVIGECYRIHQLHVGTKSFVGNPYVAALYKQIGVFLFGCAVSQSFTDIAKVSVGRMRPHFLDVCKPDFSTINCSVGYITDYTCTGLDSEVQEARKSFFSGHASFSLYTMLYLAFYIQSRFTWRGARLLRPLLQFTLLMMAFYTGLSRVSDHKHHPTDVLAGFVQGALVAYCIVFYVSDLFKPRVKAVTPPPSPIKKELLPSSDIIERNNHHNMV
- the plpp3 gene encoding phospholipid phosphatase 3 isoform X1, producing the protein MQKYMYEKAMAQETRNGGTSTLNNNNGVENTKKKLLIALDVFCLLLASLPFLIIETSTIKPYQRGFYCSDESIRYPKKDGDTISDAVLCGAGILIVSFSIVIGECYRIHQLHVGTKSFVGNPYVAALYKQIGVFLFGCAVSQSFTDIAKVSVGRMRPHFLDVCKPDFSTINCSVGYITDYTCTGLDSEVQEARKSFFSGHASFSLYTMLYLAFYIQSRFTWRGARLLRPLLQFTLLMMAFYTGLSRVSDHKHHPTDVLAGFVQGALVAYCIVFYVSDLFKPRVKAVTPPPSPIKKELLPSSDIIERNNHHNMV